A single genomic interval of Musa acuminata AAA Group cultivar baxijiao chromosome BXJ3-4, Cavendish_Baxijiao_AAA, whole genome shotgun sequence harbors:
- the LOC135635997 gene encoding E3 ubiquitin-protein ligase Os04g0590900-like has product MATNDNHPTWVAYEPTKDCSLAFCSFYCPQWCSVTFPPPPPVQFADEGSGRTFSPLVIAVIGILTSAFLIVSYYAIVSKYCGTFSSRRWWWPRPGHGTGTDDDELDSNLGQDGTWHFSPANGLDEALISKITVCKYKRDDGLIEVTDCAVCLGEFRKDDTLRLLPKCSHAFHVPCIDTWLRSHSNCPLCRANIVPVTSAAPLQLPAPPPQQTENNIPIREGELEDEVVLVIPDGDEETELPKNPSRIHCSSGEMEEGSTVVGTRDGDLQPIRRSLSMDCSYREGVSIVELLQMTYASSSRRWGGENRKNSSSTSGPHGVMSPALMKRSFSSGRVWLTRQAKGSNSMLPV; this is encoded by the coding sequence ATGGCCACCAATGACAACCATCCAACATGGGTTGCTTATGAGCCAACCAAGGACTGCTCTTTGGCCTTCTGTAGCTTCTACTGCCCCCAGTGGTGCTCTGTTACCTTCCCACCCCCTCCTCCCGTCCAATTCGCCGATGAGGGCTCCGGTCGGACCTTCTCGCCCCTCGTGATCGCCGTCATCGGAATCCTCACGAGCGCCTTCCTCATCGTCAGCTACTACGCCATCGTCTCCAAGTACTGCGGCACCTTCAGCTCGCGACGGTGGTGGTGGCCCAGGCCTGGGCACGGCACAGGCACCGACGACGATGAGCTCGACAGCAACCTGGGCCAAGATGGAACATGGCATTTCTCCCCAGCGAATGGGCTCGACGAGGCCCTGATCAGTAAGATCACGGTCTGCAAATACAAGAGAGACGACGGCCTGATCGAGGTTACCGACTGCGCGGTGTGCCTGGGCGAGTTCCGGAAAGACGACACCCTCCGGTTGCTCCCCAAGTGCAGCCATGCCTTCCACGTTCCGTGCATCGATACTTGGTTGAGGTCACACTCCAACTGTCCTCTCTGTCGAGCCAATATCGTGCCTGTGACTTCGGCGGCGCCGCTGCAGTTGCCAGCTCCTCCTCCACAACAGACGGAGAACAATATTCCGATCAGGGAGGGCGAGCTCGAGGATGAGGTGGTTTTAGTCATCCCCGACGGAGACGAAGAGACAGAATTGCCTAAGAATCCCTCGCGAATTCACTGCAGCTCCGGAGAGATGGAGGAGGGCAGTACGGTGGTCGGGACTCGAGACGGTGATCTGCAGCCGATAAGGCGATCACTGTCGATGGACTGTTCGTATCGCGAGGGGGTTTCGATCGTCGAATTGTTGCAGATGACCTATGCGAGTTCGTCAAGACGGTGGGGAGGAGAGAACAGAAAGAACAGTAGCAGCACGAGCGGGCCGCACGGTGTGATGAGCCCCGCCCTGATGAAACGATCCTTCTCTAGTGGCAGAGTGTGGTTGACAAGGCAGGCGAAGGGAAGCAATTCAATGCTCCCAGTATGA
- the LOC135635219 gene encoding uncharacterized protein At2g38710-like — MVSANREMAVYCFDTLVAHYNSEQAPPPGFEEGQHPLFVTWKKAINGAEPRLRGCIGTLEARCIINGFRDYALTSALRDRRFPPIQAKELPFLECTVSILTDYEPALDYLDWEVGKHGLIIEFTDPDYNTRRSATYLPEVAAHEGWTKLETIDSLMRKAGYNGAISESLRNRLHVTRYQSTLYTMHYRDYASYVKMTRGDSLLINGAKPIH, encoded by the exons ATGGTGTCTGCCAATCGGGAAATGGCGGTCTATTGCTTCGACACTCTCGTCGCCCACTATAACAGCGAGCAGGCGCCGCCCCCGGGTTTCGAGGAAGGCCAGCA CCCATTGTTTGTTACATGGAAGAAAGCAATCAATGGAGCAGAGCCTCGTCTCCGTGGATGTATTGGAACTCTAGAAGCCCGCTGCATAATCAATGGTTTCAGGGATTATGCATTAACAAG TGCTTTGAGGGACCGCCGCTTTCCTCCAATACAGGCTAAAGAACTGCCATTTTTGGAATGTACAGTATCTATATTAACTGATTATGAACCTGCTCTTGACTACCTTGATTGGGAG GTTGGGAAACATGGTTTGATCATTGAATTTACTGACCCTGATTACAACACTAGGCGTAGTGCAACATACTTGCCTGAGGTTGCTGCCCATGAAG GTTGGACTAAGTTAGAAACCATCGATTCACTGATGAGGAAAGCAGGATATAATGGTGCCATAAGCGAGTCGCTTCGAAATCGACTTCACGTTACCCGCTACCAGTCCACCCTCTACACCATGCACTACAGAGACTATGCTTCTTACGTCAAGATGACTAGAGGTGATTCCCTTCTAATTAATGGGGCTAAACCCATCCATTGA
- the LOC103982054 gene encoding zinc finger CCCH domain-containing protein 56 isoform X2, producing the protein MDYGGGAAYPGSNAIAIIPDASGPPDSWPPGGNDQPMWATDDDYRSWSGDPSADAASNSAYDGRLSRSRAGSEQPPGKKGRNSQADAQGGSRTTTSKAIGKMFFKTKLCCKFRAGTCPYITNCNFAHGIEELRRPPPNWQEIVAAQEEGSSEPREERRIPTMNSSVVAGESERSYKGRRCKKFYTEEGCPYGDSCTFIHDEQSKARESVTISLSPMVGGSGLGGGANAPIQKPSNWKTRTCHKWEMTGYCPFGNKCHFAHGAAGMVGVLWKQKVEMPPWLFQTLSMVGYTQSSPHRMLLLLQTVQFLMLICIILASLLRGPPVSYRGRGRGQLENGRGLTKLVRYMVTGLMT; encoded by the exons ATGGATTATGGCGGTGGAGCTGCGTACCCTGGTAGCAATGCCATCGCAATCATCCCGGACGCCTCCGGCCCTCCCGATTCCTGGCCCCCGGGAGGAAACGACCAGCCAATGTGGGCGACCGACGACGATTACCGTTCTTGGAGCGGAGACCCATCCGCCGACGCCGCCTCCAACTCCGCTTACGACGGCCGCCTGTCCCGGTCTCGGGCTGGTAGTGAGCAGCCCCCGGGCAAGAAAGGTCGGAACTCCCAAGCGGATGCCCAGGGTGGTAGCAGGACTACCACTTCCAAGGCCATCGGGAAGATGTTCTTTAAGACGAAGCTTTGCTGCAAGTTCCGCGCCGGGACTTGCCCTTACATCACGAACTGCAATTTTGCTCATGGGATCGAGGAGCTCCGCAGGCCGCCGCCAAACTGGCAAGAAATTGTGGCGGCTCAAGAGGAAGGCTCCTCCGAGCCCAGAGAAGAACGTCGGATACCGACGATGAACTCATCGGTCGTGGCTGGGGAGTCCGAGAGATCTTATAAAGGACGGCGGTGTAAGAAGTTCTACACCGAAGAGGGCTGCCCGTATGGGGATAGTTGCACCTTCATCCATGATGAGCAATCCAAGGCTCGGGAGAGCGTGACGATCAGTCTGTCGCCCATGGTTGGAGGCAGCGGACTAGGGGGAGGTGCGAATGCGCCGATTCAGAAACCTTCAAATTGGAAGACGAGGACTTGTCACAAGTGGGAGATGACTGGGTATTGCCCCTTTGGCAACAAGTGCCACTTTGCTCATGGTGCAGCAG GTATGGTGGGGGTCCTGTGGAAACAGAAGGTAGAGATGCCTCCTTGGTTGTTTCAGACTCTAAGCATGGTGGGGTACACACAAAGTTCCCCCCATCGGATGCTTCTGTTGCTTCAAACAGTTCAGTTCCTCATGCTGATATGTATCATATTGGCGTCCCTTCTCAGAGGTCCGCCGGTGTCGTACAGAGGCAGGGGCAGAGGTCAGTTGGAAAATGGAAGGGGCCTGACAAAATTAGTAAGATATATGGTGACTGGATTGATGACATAG
- the LOC103982054 gene encoding zinc finger CCCH domain-containing protein 56 isoform X1 has protein sequence MDYGGGAAYPGSNAIAIIPDASGPPDSWPPGGNDQPMWATDDDYRSWSGDPSADAASNSAYDGRLSRSRAGSEQPPGKKGRNSQADAQGGSRTTTSKAIGKMFFKTKLCCKFRAGTCPYITNCNFAHGIEELRRPPPNWQEIVAAQEEGSSEPREERRIPTMNSSVVAGESERSYKGRRCKKFYTEEGCPYGDSCTFIHDEQSKARESVTISLSPMVGGSGLGGGANAPIQKPSNWKTRTCHKWEMTGYCPFGNKCHFAHGAAELHRYGGGPVETEGRDASLVVSDSKHGGVHTKFPPSDASVASNSSVPHADMYHIGVPSQRSAGVVQRQGQRSVGKWKGPDKISKIYGDWIDDIE, from the exons ATGGATTATGGCGGTGGAGCTGCGTACCCTGGTAGCAATGCCATCGCAATCATCCCGGACGCCTCCGGCCCTCCCGATTCCTGGCCCCCGGGAGGAAACGACCAGCCAATGTGGGCGACCGACGACGATTACCGTTCTTGGAGCGGAGACCCATCCGCCGACGCCGCCTCCAACTCCGCTTACGACGGCCGCCTGTCCCGGTCTCGGGCTGGTAGTGAGCAGCCCCCGGGCAAGAAAGGTCGGAACTCCCAAGCGGATGCCCAGGGTGGTAGCAGGACTACCACTTCCAAGGCCATCGGGAAGATGTTCTTTAAGACGAAGCTTTGCTGCAAGTTCCGCGCCGGGACTTGCCCTTACATCACGAACTGCAATTTTGCTCATGGGATCGAGGAGCTCCGCAGGCCGCCGCCAAACTGGCAAGAAATTGTGGCGGCTCAAGAGGAAGGCTCCTCCGAGCCCAGAGAAGAACGTCGGATACCGACGATGAACTCATCGGTCGTGGCTGGGGAGTCCGAGAGATCTTATAAAGGACGGCGGTGTAAGAAGTTCTACACCGAAGAGGGCTGCCCGTATGGGGATAGTTGCACCTTCATCCATGATGAGCAATCCAAGGCTCGGGAGAGCGTGACGATCAGTCTGTCGCCCATGGTTGGAGGCAGCGGACTAGGGGGAGGTGCGAATGCGCCGATTCAGAAACCTTCAAATTGGAAGACGAGGACTTGTCACAAGTGGGAGATGACTGGGTATTGCCCCTTTGGCAACAAGTGCCACTTTGCTCATGGTGCAGCAG AACTACACAGGTATGGTGGGGGTCCTGTGGAAACAGAAGGTAGAGATGCCTCCTTGGTTGTTTCAGACTCTAAGCATGGTGGGGTACACACAAAGTTCCCCCCATCGGATGCTTCTGTTGCTTCAAACAGTTCAGTTCCTCATGCTGATATGTATCATATTGGCGTCCCTTCTCAGAGGTCCGCCGGTGTCGTACAGAGGCAGGGGCAGAGGTCAGTTGGAAAATGGAAGGGGCCTGACAAAATTAGTAAGATATATGGTGACTGGATTGATGACATAGAGTAG
- the LOC103982056 gene encoding uncharacterized protein LOC103982056 — translation MQMEKGGTTLEEGLGGGGVVTQRGKLCRRCKETFNSSSNTPSSCRFHPSFFVCRRHDDQKRYYELRPDDPPYAAKFYDCCGAEDPEALGCTTDFHVSYDD, via the exons ATGCAGATGGAGAAGGGGGGAACAACCTTGGAGGAGGGATTGGGCGGCGGAGGTGTGGTGACGCAAAGGGGAAAGCTGTGCCGCCGATGCAAGGAGACcttcaactcttcctccaacacgcCCTCCTCCTGTCGGTTTCACCCTTCCTTCTTCGTCTGCCGCAGGCACGACGACCAGAAGAG GTACTACGAACTCCGTCCAGATGATCCACCATATGCTGCCAAATTCTACGACTGCTGCGGAGCAGAGGACCCAGAGGCATTGGGCTGCACCACCGATTTCCATGTTTCCTATGACGACTGA
- the LOC135634774 gene encoding RPM1 interacting protein 13-like isoform X2 translates to MEEDKVDLAKAVEKEESRADDEDDDCYVIDPVADCFGKLTLGDPSDDVILVAEKGPVALRDFPHPRHLCATFPFNCTAHESYCNKCFCYVCEVAAPCSRWNGANGHCSVYTKEGLRSEASAQAPRAGIDTKEMQPPRSEYMGRMKLLE, encoded by the exons ATGGAAGAAGATAAGGTTGACTTGGCGAAGGCGGTGGAGAAAGAGGAAAGCAGAGCTGACGACGAAGACGATGACTGCTATGTGATCGACCCCGTCGCCGATTGCTTCGGCAAGCTTACTCTCGGCGATCCTTCTGACGACGTCATCCTTGTTGCCGAGAAGGGACCT GTGGCACTCAGGGATTTCCCGCATCCGAGGCATCTCTGTGCAACCTTCCCCTTCAACTGCACCGCTCATGAGAGCTACTGTAACAAG TGTTTCTGTTATGTCTGCGAAGTAGCTGCTCCCTGCTCGCGGTGGAACGGAGCTAATGGACACTGCAGTGTCTACACCAAGGAAGGCCTGCGGTCAGAAGCCTCTGCTCAAGCTCCTCGTGCAGGAATCGATACGAAAGAAATGCAACCGCCGAGGTCGGAATACATGGGACGGATGAAGCTTTTAGAATAA
- the LOC135634774 gene encoding RPM1 interacting protein 13-like isoform X1 — protein MEEDKVDLAKAVEKEESRADDEDDDCYVIDPVADCFGKLTLGDPSDDVILVAEKGPMQRFDDSEAVVMPPQVALRDFPHPRHLCATFPFNCTAHESYCNKCFCYVCEVAAPCSRWNGANGHCSVYTKEGLRSEASAQAPRAGIDTKEMQPPRSEYMGRMKLLE, from the exons ATGGAAGAAGATAAGGTTGACTTGGCGAAGGCGGTGGAGAAAGAGGAAAGCAGAGCTGACGACGAAGACGATGACTGCTATGTGATCGACCCCGTCGCCGATTGCTTCGGCAAGCTTACTCTCGGCGATCCTTCTGACGACGTCATCCTTGTTGCCGAGAAGGGACCT ATGCAGAGATTTGATGATTCTGAAGCTGTGGTGATGCCCCCACAGGTGGCACTCAGGGATTTCCCGCATCCGAGGCATCTCTGTGCAACCTTCCCCTTCAACTGCACCGCTCATGAGAGCTACTGTAACAAG TGTTTCTGTTATGTCTGCGAAGTAGCTGCTCCCTGCTCGCGGTGGAACGGAGCTAATGGACACTGCAGTGTCTACACCAAGGAAGGCCTGCGGTCAGAAGCCTCTGCTCAAGCTCCTCGTGCAGGAATCGATACGAAAGAAATGCAACCGCCGAGGTCGGAATACATGGGACGGATGAAGCTTTTAGAATAA